One segment of Patescibacteria group bacterium DNA contains the following:
- a CDS encoding CCA tRNA nucleotidyltransferase: MDKAMTKLKNWQKAALSLPEFAFIKKFIKQYPEARIYLVGGAVRDILLERITKDYDFVIAGASAKIVEEFFSSLGEVDLVGKSFGVFKFVPEGFHVGENNFEAIDIALPRTEVAGMSGGYKDFTVQSDPSLPIEADLSRRDFTVNALAWDLTLGKIIDEFGGLQDLKNKILRAIGDPAQRFQEDYTRMLRGIRFVCQLDLVLESATYETIKAKAQKIKTIAPERINEEFTKIVMSDSPEKGIRMMQDIGLLQVLIPELSAAYGVTQNLHHIYDVFEHSVRAVQAGADRGFKLEVRLAALFHDIGKPQTKEGDGPKATFYNHDIVGSKIAKKILRRLNYSNEIVDYATHLVRYHMFYYALDTVSDAGVRRLLARLGKEHIDDFIAVRICDRLGMGRPKAKPWKLIQLERRFKEVQLDPITPKMLKLKGDELMETLGIDPGPRVGLILNALLGEVLEEPKNNDHEYLIKRAKKLQGLSDEELKQLNPDVKFYDEERKRNLHRVSPGDDA, translated from the coding sequence ATGGATAAAGCGATGACAAAATTGAAGAATTGGCAGAAGGCGGCTCTGAGCTTGCCTGAGTTTGCATTCATTAAAAAATTTATTAAGCAGTATCCGGAGGCAAGGATTTACTTGGTGGGTGGCGCGGTGCGCGATATTTTGTTGGAGCGTATTACTAAGGACTATGATTTCGTCATTGCCGGCGCGTCCGCTAAGATAGTAGAAGAATTTTTCAGCTCGTTAGGTGAAGTTGATTTGGTGGGTAAAAGTTTCGGCGTATTCAAATTCGTACCAGAAGGATTCCATGTCGGCGAGAATAATTTCGAAGCAATTGATATTGCTTTGCCACGTACTGAGGTGGCGGGCATGAGTGGCGGCTATAAGGATTTCACAGTGCAGAGTGATCCGAGTCTGCCGATCGAGGCTGACTTATCACGTCGCGATTTTACCGTCAATGCTTTGGCTTGGGATTTGACGCTCGGTAAGATAATTGACGAGTTCGGCGGCTTGCAGGATTTAAAAAACAAAATACTTCGAGCCATTGGTGATCCGGCGCAAAGATTTCAGGAGGATTATACCCGCATGTTGCGCGGTATCCGTTTTGTTTGCCAGCTTGATCTTGTCTTGGAGTCAGCTACTTATGAAACTATAAAAGCTAAAGCGCAAAAAATCAAAACCATCGCGCCGGAGCGAATTAATGAAGAATTCACTAAGATTGTCATGTCCGACAGTCCGGAAAAAGGTATCAGGATGATGCAAGATATCGGCTTACTCCAGGTTTTGATTCCGGAATTATCCGCCGCCTATGGCGTGACGCAAAATTTGCATCATATCTATGATGTTTTTGAACATAGCGTCCGAGCAGTTCAGGCCGGAGCTGACCGCGGTTTCAAACTGGAAGTCCGCTTGGCCGCGCTTTTTCATGACATCGGTAAACCGCAAACCAAGGAAGGTGATGGCCCTAAAGCAACTTTTTACAATCACGACATTGTCGGCTCTAAAATTGCTAAAAAAATTCTGCGCCGTCTGAATTATTCTAATGAGATTGTGGATTATGCCACTCATCTGGTTCGTTATCATATGTTTTATTATGCTTTGGATACTGTCTCTGATGCCGGTGTACGTCGATTATTGGCACGGCTGGGCAAAGAACATATTGATGATTTTATCGCCGTGCGTATTTGCGACCGCCTGGGCATGGGCCGACCCAAGGCCAAACCCTGGAAACTGATTCAATTGGAGCGCCGGTTTAAAGAAGTGCAGTTGGATCCGATTACGCCTAAAATGTTAAAACTTAAGGGCGATGAGTTAATGGAAACTTTGGGTATTGATCCTGGACCGCGCGTCGGCTTAATCTTGAATGCTTTGTTAGGAGAAGTATTGGAAGAACCCAAGAACAATGATCATGAGTATTTGATTAAACGGGCCAAGAAACTGCAGGGATTGTCTGATGAAGAATTAAAGCAACTTAATCCGGATGTGAAGTTTTATGACGAAGAAAGAAAAAGAAATTTACACCGCGTCAGTCCCGGTGATGATGCTTAG
- a CDS encoding SDR family oxidoreductase, translating to MKCLVTGGAGFIGSNLVDELISQGHEVTILDNLSTGLKENINPAARLIEADIRDLEAIRSAFIGQDWVFHLAALPRVQLSIENPITAHDININGTLNVLVAARDAKVKKLIYSASSSAYGNQDTMPLQETMLPSPISPYAVQKYVGEHYARNFSLLYGLPTVSLRYFNAYGPRLAMSGGYVTVIAVFLQQKRDGKTMTITGDGTQTRDFTYVGDIVRANVLAAQSDKVGQGEVINIGGGQNYSVNAIAQKIGGIADYLPPRIEPHDTLADISRARELISWEPQIGIDDGLKNTIVWFVDDARKKLAERFGL from the coding sequence ATGAAATGCTTAGTAACTGGCGGCGCCGGATTTATTGGTTCCAACCTGGTTGATGAATTAATCAGCCAAGGACACGAAGTGACCATCTTGGACAATCTTTCTACTGGACTGAAAGAAAACATCAACCCGGCCGCCAGATTGATTGAAGCGGATATTAGAGATCTGGAGGCCATCCGTTCCGCCTTCATCGGCCAGGACTGGGTGTTTCATTTGGCCGCTCTGCCCCGCGTTCAGTTGTCTATCGAAAATCCGATCACTGCGCATGATATCAACATTAATGGTACGCTTAATGTTTTGGTGGCGGCGCGCGATGCCAAGGTCAAAAAATTAATCTATTCCGCTTCCTCTTCGGCTTACGGCAATCAAGACACTATGCCCTTGCAAGAGACCATGTTGCCCTCGCCCATCAGCCCCTATGCTGTCCAAAAATACGTCGGTGAACATTACGCCAGAAATTTTTCTTTGCTTTACGGCTTGCCCACCGTCTCTTTAAGATATTTCAATGCCTACGGTCCGCGCCTGGCCATGTCCGGAGGTTATGTGACCGTTATTGCCGTCTTCTTACAGCAGAAACGCGACGGCAAAACTATGACCATCACCGGTGATGGCACGCAGACACGCGATTTCACTTATGTCGGTGATATTGTCCGCGCCAATGTCCTGGCGGCACAAAGCGACAAAGTCGGCCAAGGCGAGGTAATCAATATCGGCGGTGGCCAAAACTATTCCGTCAACGCTATCGCGCAAAAAATCGGCGGGATCGCTGACTACCTGCCACCGCGCATTGAACCGCATGACACTTTGGCGGATATTTCCCGCGCCAGAGAATTGATCAGCTGGGAACCGCAAATCGGCATTGACGACGGCCTAAAAAATACGATTGTCTGGTTCGTAGATGACGCCAGAAAAAAGTTAGCAGAGAGATTCGGCTTATGA